In Porites lutea chromosome 7, jaPorLute2.1, whole genome shotgun sequence, a single window of DNA contains:
- the LOC140943221 gene encoding ubiquitin carboxyl-terminal hydrolase 34-like — MNCDVVQKIGKTVSNTQTTAQKRTNNGFRNTNKHPGVEESYDAAVTEYFQPYHSFVDKLLRFGFNQDKVPDHVIACSRLLAVEAISLHFTYFSKLWMEVYQKAGENTKYSSFIKQLCPQPEFLEYIGLILLDERESLNVRDIYTFLCCFYPRVSKQVLVNQWTNLVKTLVTKVIADRPAAEKASDADLCVIAKRLTAELRAMSLLFSVRAPQKSDISPLLQPSLDALLSVCRRYQNEKQENAKATRAASETEQQQKNEESEDKKTGGEAEPVKKRRRTLEGEEQTSSKGASASSDVPGPSKDDDSVAGRKREKVQSSSQKQSPKSGSIWGSRPPTDCVDSLVKAIQSAITKIPV; from the exons ATGAACTGTGACGTGGTACAAAAGATTGGAAAGACAGTTAGCAATACCCAGACTACAGCACAAAAGCGAACTAACAATGGTTTCCGCAACACCAACAAACACCCC GGAGTCGAGGAGTCCTACGACGCAGCTGTAACTGAATATTTTCAACCTTACCATTCGTTTGTGGATAAACTTCTTCGGTTTGGATTCAATCAGGATAAAGTACCCGATCATGTTATAGCTTGTA GCCGCCTTCTTGCGGTGGAAGCCATTTCGCTTCACTTCACTTACTTTAGCAAGCTCTGGATGGAAGTGTACCAGAAGGCTGGTGAG aatacAAAATACAGCAGTTTTATAAAGCAGCTGTGTCCTCAACCTGAATTCTTAGAG TACATAGGACTGATCTTACTAGATGAACGGGAAAGTCTGAATGTGCGGGATATCTACACGTTCCTTTGCTGTTTCTATCCGAGG GTGTCTAAGCAGGTGTTGGTAAATCAGTGGACTAACTTAGTCAAGACACTTGTAACGAAAGTAATTGCCGACAGACCTGCAGCGGAGAAGGCGAGTGACGCGGATCTGTGTGTTATAGCCAAGAGACTTACTGCG GAACTCCGAGCAATGTCTCTACTGTTCTCTGTTCGGGCGCCGCAGAAGTCCGACATCAGCCCACTACTACAGCCGAGTCTTGATGCACTTCTGTCAGTCTGTCGCAGGTATCaaaacgaaaaacaagaaaatgcaaAGGCCACGCGCGCTGCGAGCGAGACTGAGCAACAGCAGAAAAACGAAGAGTCCGAGGACAAGAAGACAGGTGGAGAGGCGGAGCCGGTGAAAAAGCGAAGGAGAACGTTAGAAGGCGAAGAACAAACAAGTTCTAAAGGAGCATCCGCATCGTCTGATGTGCCAGGACCTAGCAAGGATGATGACAGCGTTGCTGGTCGGAAAAGGGAGAAAGTCCAGAGTAGCTCCCAAAAACAATCCCCAAAGAGTGGATCAATTTGGGGCTCAAGGCCGCCAACTGATTGTGTGGACTCGCTAGTTAAAGCTATTCAAAGCGCCATCACCAAAATCCCTGTATAG